One stretch of Streptomyces sp. A2-16 DNA includes these proteins:
- a CDS encoding tellurite resistance/C4-dicarboxylate transporter family protein: protein MSGTSPYSLLSAWWTRRPPAAGAAVMATAIVSVGLHLAGHETLSRIALVIGCAAWLALAAGFAVRLLRERERWVADAGTPGALTAVAATTVLGTRFSALGRQTLAEALLALSALLWPLLLVLVMRHWRRRMPGGVFLCCVATQGLAVLGATLAAAESAAWLAHTALVLFWLGLVLYGVAFFRFDLRQVLEGAGDQWIAGGALAISALAGSKLIAADSARLYLWNDDDHGVLRAVTVALLMLDLAWYAVLLTAEVLRPRPRYDVRRWATVFPMGMTAAATLAVSAAVDLPWLRTPGEVLLWVAVAAWLAVAAWAAGAARTALRSTGRR, encoded by the coding sequence ATGTCCGGCACCTCCCCGTACTCCCTGCTGAGCGCCTGGTGGACGCGGCGCCCGCCCGCGGCCGGGGCCGCCGTGATGGCGACCGCCATCGTGTCCGTCGGGCTGCACCTGGCCGGTCACGAGACGCTGTCCCGCATCGCCCTGGTGATCGGCTGCGCGGCCTGGCTGGCACTGGCCGCCGGCTTCGCCGTACGACTGCTGCGGGAGCGCGAGCGATGGGTCGCGGACGCCGGGACACCGGGCGCCCTGACGGCCGTGGCGGCGACCACCGTCCTCGGCACCCGCTTCTCGGCGCTAGGCCGGCAGACCCTCGCCGAGGCGCTGCTGGCACTGTCCGCGCTGCTGTGGCCGCTGCTGCTCGTGCTCGTCATGAGGCACTGGAGGCGGCGGATGCCCGGCGGGGTGTTCCTGTGCTGTGTGGCCACCCAGGGCCTCGCGGTCCTCGGCGCCACGCTCGCCGCGGCCGAGTCGGCGGCCTGGCTCGCGCACACGGCGCTCGTCCTGTTCTGGCTCGGCCTGGTCCTCTACGGTGTCGCGTTCTTCCGCTTCGACCTGCGCCAGGTGCTGGAGGGAGCGGGCGACCAGTGGATCGCGGGCGGCGCGCTCGCCATCTCGGCGCTCGCCGGCTCGAAGCTGATCGCCGCGGACAGCGCGCGCCTGTACCTGTGGAACGACGACGACCACGGCGTGCTGCGCGCGGTGACCGTCGCCCTGCTGATGCTCGACCTGGCCTGGTACGCCGTCCTGCTGACGGCCGAGGTCCTCCGGCCGCGCCCGCGCTACGACGTGCGCCGCTGGGCCACCGTGTTCCCCATGGGCATGACCGCGGCGGCGACCCTGGCGGTCTCGGCCGCCGTGGACCTCCCGTGGCTGAGGACGCCCGGTGAGGTGCTGCTGTGGGTCGCGGTGGCGGCCTGGCTGGCCGTCGCCGCGTGGGCGGCCGGCGCCGCCCGCACCGCCCTCAGGTCCACAGGACGGCGATGA
- the pcrA gene encoding DNA helicase PcrA: MSSLFDDSFLADLQAPRGHAEEPPPPPEDEHVPEQVPDDLFGGKFDVPPDRDAYYRDGAPRPVVDPAALLEGLNENQRAAVVHSGTPLLIVAGAGSGKTRVLTHRIAHLLGERHVHPGQILAITFTNKAAGEMKERVEQLVGPRANAMWVMTFHSACVRILRRESKKLGFTSSFSIYDAADSKRLMALVCRDLDLDPKRYPPKSFSAKISNLKNELIDEEDFAAQATDGFEKTLAQAYAMYQSRLREANALDFDDLIMTTVNLLRAFPDVAEHYRRRFRHVLVDEYQDTNHAQYALVRELVGTSEHPVDVPPSEHDLPPAELCVVGDADQSIYAFRGATIRNILQFEEDYPDATTILLEQNYRSTQTILTAANAVIERNESRRPKNLWTNAGAGARITGYVADTEHDEAQFVADEIDRLTDAGDAKAGDVAVFYRTNAQSRVFEEVFIRVGLPYKVVGGVRFYERKEVRDVLAYLRVLANPEDSVPLRRILNVPKRGIGDRAEAMIDALSQREKISFPQALKRVDEAYGMAARSTNAVKRFNVLMEELRTIVESGAGPATVLEAVLERTGYLAELQASTDPQDETRIENLQELAAVALEFEQESGEGEETGSLSDFLERVALVADSDQIPDEDEDGSGVITLMTLHTAKGLEFPVVFLTGMEDGVFPHMRALGQTKELEEERRLAYVGITRARERLYLTRSSLRSAWGQPSYNPPSRFLEEIPAQHVDWKRTGAVAAPAGPVSGVAASLSSSRSRSSASGASGFATRRTSEKPVVALAVGDRVTHDQFGLGTVVGVKGTGANAEATIDFGEAKPKRLLLRYAPVEKL, from the coding sequence ATGAGCAGCCTCTTTGACGACAGCTTCCTGGCGGACCTCCAGGCCCCTCGCGGGCATGCGGAGGAACCCCCGCCGCCGCCCGAGGACGAGCACGTACCGGAGCAGGTTCCGGACGATCTGTTCGGTGGGAAGTTCGACGTGCCCCCGGACCGGGACGCCTACTACCGCGACGGCGCCCCGCGCCCGGTCGTGGACCCGGCCGCCCTCCTGGAGGGGCTGAACGAGAACCAGCGCGCGGCCGTCGTGCACTCCGGTACCCCGCTGCTCATCGTGGCCGGCGCCGGCTCCGGCAAGACCCGGGTGCTCACCCACCGCATCGCCCACCTCCTCGGCGAGCGCCATGTCCACCCGGGCCAGATCCTCGCGATCACCTTCACCAACAAGGCCGCGGGCGAGATGAAGGAGCGCGTCGAGCAGCTCGTCGGCCCGCGCGCGAACGCGATGTGGGTGATGACCTTCCACAGCGCCTGCGTGCGGATCCTGCGCAGGGAGTCGAAGAAGCTCGGGTTCACCTCCTCTTTCTCGATCTACGACGCCGCCGACTCCAAGCGCCTCATGGCCCTGGTCTGCCGCGACCTGGACCTCGACCCCAAGCGGTACCCGCCGAAGTCCTTCAGCGCCAAGATCAGCAACCTGAAGAACGAGCTGATCGACGAGGAGGACTTCGCCGCCCAGGCCACCGACGGCTTCGAGAAGACCCTCGCCCAGGCGTACGCCATGTACCAGTCGCGGCTGCGCGAGGCCAACGCCCTCGACTTCGACGACCTGATCATGACGACGGTCAACCTGCTGCGGGCGTTCCCCGATGTCGCCGAGCACTACCGGCGCCGCTTCCGGCATGTCCTGGTCGACGAGTACCAGGACACCAACCACGCCCAGTACGCGCTGGTCAGGGAGCTGGTCGGGACCTCCGAGCACCCGGTGGACGTACCCCCGAGCGAGCATGACCTGCCGCCCGCCGAGCTCTGTGTCGTCGGTGACGCCGACCAGTCGATCTACGCCTTCCGCGGCGCGACCATCCGCAACATCCTCCAGTTCGAGGAGGACTACCCGGACGCGACGACGATCCTCCTGGAGCAGAACTACCGCTCCACCCAGACGATCCTCACCGCCGCCAACGCCGTCATCGAGCGCAATGAGTCCCGCCGCCCCAAGAACCTGTGGACCAACGCGGGCGCGGGCGCGCGCATCACCGGCTATGTCGCCGACACCGAGCACGACGAGGCGCAGTTCGTCGCCGACGAGATAGACCGTCTCACCGACGCGGGCGACGCGAAGGCTGGCGATGTCGCCGTCTTCTACCGCACCAACGCGCAGTCCCGAGTCTTCGAAGAGGTCTTCATCCGCGTCGGCCTGCCCTACAAGGTCGTCGGCGGCGTCCGCTTCTACGAGCGCAAGGAGGTCCGGGACGTCCTGGCCTACCTGCGCGTCCTCGCCAACCCGGAGGACTCCGTGCCGCTGCGCCGGATCCTCAACGTCCCCAAGCGGGGCATCGGCGACCGCGCGGAGGCGATGATCGACGCCCTCTCCCAGCGCGAGAAGATCAGCTTCCCGCAGGCGCTCAAGCGCGTCGACGAGGCGTACGGCATGGCCGCGCGCTCCACCAACGCCGTCAAGCGGTTCAACGTGCTGATGGAGGAGCTCCGCACGATCGTCGAGTCCGGAGCGGGTCCGGCGACCGTCCTGGAAGCCGTGCTCGAACGCACCGGTTACCTCGCCGAGTTGCAGGCCTCCACCGACCCCCAGGACGAGACCCGCATCGAGAACCTGCAGGAACTCGCGGCCGTGGCCCTGGAGTTCGAGCAGGAGTCCGGTGAGGGCGAGGAGACCGGCTCGCTCTCCGACTTCCTGGAGCGGGTCGCGCTCGTCGCCGACTCCGACCAGATCCCCGACGAGGACGAGGACGGCTCCGGAGTCATCACCCTGATGACCCTGCACACCGCCAAGGGCCTGGAGTTCCCGGTCGTCTTCCTCACCGGCATGGAGGACGGCGTCTTCCCGCACATGCGCGCCCTCGGCCAGACCAAGGAGCTGGAGGAGGAGCGGCGGCTGGCGTACGTCGGCATCACGCGCGCGCGTGAGCGGCTCTATCTGACCCGGTCCTCACTGCGCAGCGCGTGGGGGCAGCCGTCGTACAACCCGCCCTCCCGCTTCCTCGAGGAGATCCCGGCGCAGCACGTCGACTGGAAGCGCACCGGGGCGGTCGCCGCTCCCGCGGGACCGGTCTCGGGGGTCGCGGCCTCGCTGTCGTCCTCCCGCTCGCGCTCCTCGGCGTCGGGCGCGTCCGGGTTCGCCACCCGCAGGACCTCGGAGAAGCCGGTGGTCGCGCTGGCCGTCGGCGACCGGGTCACCCACGACCAGTTCGGCCTCGGCACGGTGGTCGGGGTCAAGGGCACGGGCGCCAACGCCGAGGCGACGATCGACTTCGGGGAAGCCAAGCCGAAGCGGCTGCTGCTGCGGTACGCGCCGGTGGAGAAGCTGTAG
- a CDS encoding response regulator transcription factor — protein MSDPTEANTGPVEPTPAGGAGERHVRVVLVDDHRMFRTGVQAEIGRTEETGVEVVGEAADVEQAVTVITATRPEVVLLDVHLPGGGGVEVLRRCAPLMADAEQPVRFLALSVSDAAEDVIGVIRGGARGYVTKTITGTDLVNSVFRVQEGDAVFSPRLAGFVLDAFASTDAPPVDEDLDRLTQREREVLRLIARGYAYKEIAKQLFISVKTVESHVSAVLRKLQLSNRHELTRWATARRLV, from the coding sequence ATGAGCGACCCCACCGAGGCGAACACGGGCCCTGTTGAACCGACGCCGGCCGGCGGCGCGGGCGAGCGGCACGTGCGCGTGGTCCTCGTCGACGACCACCGCATGTTCCGTACGGGCGTCCAGGCCGAGATCGGCAGGACCGAGGAGACCGGCGTCGAGGTCGTCGGGGAGGCCGCGGACGTCGAGCAGGCCGTCACCGTCATCACCGCGACCCGCCCCGAGGTCGTGCTCCTCGACGTCCATCTGCCGGGCGGCGGCGGGGTCGAAGTGCTGCGCCGGTGCGCCCCGTTGATGGCCGACGCCGAGCAGCCCGTGCGCTTCCTCGCCCTGTCCGTCTCGGACGCGGCCGAGGACGTGATCGGAGTGATCCGGGGCGGTGCGCGCGGCTATGTGACGAAGACGATCACCGGCACGGACCTCGTCAACTCCGTCTTCCGCGTCCAGGAGGGCGACGCCGTCTTCTCGCCGCGCCTGGCCGGCTTCGTCCTGGACGCCTTCGCCTCCACCGACGCCCCGCCGGTCGACGAGGACCTCGACCGTCTCACCCAGCGCGAGCGCGAGGTGCTGAGGCTCATCGCGCGCGGTTACGCCTACAAGGAGATCGCCAAACAGCTGTTCATCTCGGTGAAGACGGTCGAGTCCCATGTCTCGGCGGTGCTGCGGAAGCTGCAGCTGTCGAACCGGCACGAGCTGACCCGATGGGCGACGGCTCGCCGGCTGGTCTGA
- a CDS encoding ATP-binding protein: MPEAAAAPLVEPRPPRKLYRSSDGRWLGGVARGLAGHLGLPVIWVRLVFVGLFMADGLGALLYAAFWFFVPLGVGGVAGQRPPSLVTTETSPDGRRRLVARRPDKGQIVALLLMVVVAMVFVGNVKVGNGAKAYLWPAVLVGAGVALVWRQADNARRARWMEVGRRRRTLTLLRAAGGVLLVTAGVSGVFVLQGSTAHLGSVLQAALAVLVGITLLAGPYLVRMTQDLSEERLMRIRAQERAEVAAHVHDSVLHTLTLIQRNAENASEVRRLARAQERDLRTWLYKPEGTGKDEADEPTDLADAVRRNAAEVEDKHGVPIEVVVVGDCPLDERTGAQMQAAREAMVNAAKYGGEGGAVQVYAEVEGRTVFVSVRDRGPGFDLDSIPADRMGVRESIIGRMERHGGTARLRAVPDGGTEVELEMERAEKTS; this comes from the coding sequence ATGCCGGAAGCCGCTGCAGCGCCACTCGTCGAACCGCGGCCGCCGCGCAAGCTCTACCGCAGCAGTGACGGACGCTGGCTGGGTGGTGTGGCGCGGGGGCTCGCCGGGCATCTCGGGCTGCCCGTGATCTGGGTGCGGCTGGTCTTCGTCGGCCTGTTCATGGCGGACGGGCTCGGTGCGTTGCTGTACGCCGCGTTCTGGTTCTTCGTGCCGCTCGGCGTCGGCGGCGTCGCGGGGCAGAGGCCCCCGTCCCTGGTCACCACCGAGACCTCGCCCGACGGCCGCCGCAGACTGGTCGCCCGCCGCCCGGACAAGGGCCAGATCGTGGCCCTGCTGCTCATGGTCGTCGTCGCCATGGTCTTCGTCGGCAATGTCAAGGTGGGCAATGGGGCCAAGGCCTACCTCTGGCCGGCCGTCCTGGTCGGCGCGGGCGTCGCCCTGGTCTGGCGCCAGGCGGACAATGCCCGCCGCGCCCGCTGGATGGAGGTGGGCCGCCGTCGGCGCACCCTGACGCTGCTGCGTGCCGCGGGCGGTGTCCTCCTCGTCACCGCGGGTGTCTCCGGGGTCTTCGTCCTCCAGGGCTCCACCGCCCACCTCGGTTCCGTCCTCCAGGCGGCCCTCGCGGTCCTCGTCGGGATAACGCTCCTCGCGGGGCCGTATCTCGTCCGCATGACCCAGGACCTCTCCGAGGAGCGCCTGATGCGCATCCGTGCCCAGGAGCGCGCGGAGGTCGCCGCCCACGTCCACGACTCGGTGCTGCACACCCTGACCCTGATCCAGCGCAACGCGGAGAATGCGAGCGAGGTGCGCCGCCTCGCCCGCGCCCAGGAGCGCGACCTGCGCACCTGGCTGTACAAACCCGAGGGCACCGGCAAGGACGAGGCCGACGAACCCACCGACCTCGCCGACGCGGTGCGGCGCAATGCCGCCGAGGTCGAGGACAAGCACGGCGTCCCGATAGAGGTCGTGGTCGTCGGCGACTGCCCGCTCGACGAGAGAACCGGCGCACAGATGCAGGCCGCGCGCGAGGCGATGGTCAACGCCGCCAAGTACGGTGGCGAGGGCGGCGCCGTACAGGTCTACGCCGAAGTCGAGGGCAGGACGGTCTTCGTGTCCGTCCGGGACCGCGGCCCCGGCTTCGACCTCGACTCGATACCCGCCGACCGGATGGGTGTCAGAGAATCGATCATCGGCCGCATGGAGCGCCATGGCGGCACGGCCCGGCTGCGTGCGGTGCCGGACGGCGGCACGGAGGTCGAGCTGGAGATGGAGAGGGCGGAGAAGACGTCATGA
- a CDS encoding C40 family peptidase has product MASHRKSRPVGTRVAGIRTPALATAALTSVALLSQSANAAPADDRPSLEEVEKKVDDLYRQAESATDSYNAAKEKTTKQRKQVDTLLDDVAQRTQKLNEAREELGSFAAAQYRTGAAAPDTATFLLADTPQDYFDQAQLMGRLTSRQKGAVDDYVSEQSATMKKRQEASQSLQTLSETQSDLKTAKATVQKKLADARDLLSELTAQEKARLAAIEKRKQEEAARRAAELAQQQAAAEKAAQQESAPASTGSSTSTAPDSSYATKAAKALAFARAQIGKPYVWGATGPDSYDCSGLTQAAWKAAGVDLPRVTYDQVNAGTTVSLADAQPGDLVFFYDDISHVGLYIGNGMMIHAPKPGAYVREESIYYDGESGIHSVVRPA; this is encoded by the coding sequence TTGGCGTCGCACCGCAAGTCGCGTCCCGTCGGTACGCGCGTGGCAGGCATACGGACCCCGGCCCTCGCAACGGCCGCCCTCACCTCCGTGGCCCTGCTGTCCCAGTCGGCGAACGCAGCGCCGGCCGACGACAGGCCCAGCCTCGAAGAGGTCGAGAAGAAGGTCGACGACCTCTACCGCCAGGCCGAGTCGGCGACCGACAGCTACAACGCCGCCAAGGAGAAGACGACCAAGCAGCGCAAGCAGGTCGACACCCTCCTCGACGACGTCGCCCAGCGCACCCAGAAGCTCAACGAGGCGCGCGAGGAACTCGGTTCCTTCGCCGCGGCCCAGTACCGCACCGGCGCCGCCGCGCCCGACACCGCGACCTTCCTGCTCGCCGACACCCCGCAGGACTACTTCGACCAGGCGCAGCTGATGGGCCGTCTGACGAGCCGCCAGAAGGGCGCGGTCGACGACTACGTCTCCGAGCAGTCCGCGACGATGAAGAAGCGCCAGGAGGCCTCCCAGAGCCTTCAGACGCTCAGCGAGACGCAGAGCGACCTGAAGACCGCCAAGGCGACCGTCCAGAAGAAGCTCGCCGACGCGCGTGACCTGCTGTCGGAGCTGACGGCCCAGGAGAAGGCGCGTCTCGCGGCGATCGAGAAGCGGAAGCAGGAGGAGGCGGCCCGCAGGGCGGCGGAGCTGGCGCAGCAGCAGGCGGCCGCGGAGAAGGCGGCCCAACAGGAGAGCGCGCCGGCTTCCACCGGTTCGAGCACGTCGACGGCGCCCGACTCCTCGTACGCCACCAAGGCCGCCAAGGCCCTCGCCTTCGCCCGCGCGCAGATCGGCAAGCCGTACGTCTGGGGCGCCACCGGCCCCGACTCCTACGACTGCTCGGGGCTCACCCAGGCCGCCTGGAAGGCCGCCGGAGTCGACCTCCCGCGCGTCACCTACGACCAGGTCAACGCCGGCACCACGGTCTCCCTGGCCGACGCCCAGCCCGGTGACCTGGTCTTCTTCTACGACGACATCAGTCATGTCGGCCTCTACATCGGCAACGGCATGATGATCCACGCCCCGAAGCCGGGCGCGTACGTCCGCGAGGAGTCGATCTACTACGACGGCGAGTCGGGGATCCACAGCGTGGTGCGCCCGGCCTGA
- a CDS encoding alpha/beta fold hydrolase, which produces MKVTKAVLPFLPLCQRLIPSRLAGLSLALLKATALEIAILAGHLLLYPSGITQERRSPLPALPAPEDGAAQLPTEAKPPVVLLHGFIDNRSVFVLLRRSLAQHGRQQIESLNYSPLTCDVRAAAELLGRHIEEICERTGSEQVDVVGHSLGGLIARYYVQCLGGDSRVRTLVTLGTPHSGTRVVPLANAHPIVRQMRPGSELLEELTRPAPGCRTHFVSFWSDLDHLMDPLETACIDHPDLTAQNVRVSGIGHLALPVHPAVATGIRQVLDTAQAGEETAGRTSGLTVA; this is translated from the coding sequence ATGAAGGTCACCAAGGCGGTGCTGCCCTTTCTTCCGCTCTGCCAGCGCCTGATTCCCAGCAGGCTGGCGGGACTCTCCCTGGCCCTCCTGAAGGCGACCGCCCTGGAGATCGCGATTCTCGCGGGACACCTCCTGCTCTACCCGTCCGGCATCACCCAGGAGCGCCGCTCCCCCCTGCCCGCGCTCCCCGCGCCGGAGGACGGCGCCGCACAGCTGCCGACGGAGGCCAAGCCCCCGGTCGTCCTGCTGCACGGCTTCATCGACAACCGCTCGGTCTTCGTGCTCCTGCGCCGCAGCCTCGCCCAGCACGGCAGGCAGCAGATCGAGTCGCTCAACTACTCCCCGCTGACCTGTGACGTCCGCGCCGCGGCCGAGCTGCTCGGCCGGCACATAGAGGAGATCTGCGAGCGCACGGGCAGTGAGCAGGTCGATGTCGTCGGGCACAGCCTCGGCGGCCTGATCGCCCGGTACTACGTACAGTGCCTCGGCGGCGACAGCCGGGTCCGCACCCTGGTGACGCTCGGCACCCCGCACTCCGGCACCCGGGTGGTGCCGCTGGCCAACGCGCACCCCATCGTGCGCCAGATGCGCCCCGGCTCGGAGTTGCTCGAGGAGCTCACTCGGCCGGCCCCTGGCTGCCGTACGCACTTCGTCAGTTTCTGGAGCGACCTCGACCACCTGATGGATCCGCTGGAGACCGCCTGTATCGACCACCCCGACCTCACGGCGCAGAACGTCCGGGTGAGCGGGATCGGGCATCTCGCCCTGCCCGTGCATCCCGCCGTGGCGACCGGCATACGGCAGGTGCTCGACACCGCGCAGGCCGGGGAGGAGACGGCCGGCCGCACAAGCGGACTGACCGTGGCGTAA
- a CDS encoding M23 family metallopeptidase has translation MTTPAPASDADSSHYATYGTQEAPYGDFTTYGSYDATGFGTTGPDVSGTGAHATGSFETDPLFGNMPGDATGSYDASTWNTGGHQTLNYDMYAAQHHAAYDTGAYDATQWGGDHQQLAAIPPQGGAADHSGQWDASSWHQQDRTAGPADQTQHWEWGTQTFDTGAYDATQWNSDGTAADPQPTATFEQVGYDETHTYEEGQAYEESHAYGEANPYGEAYAEHTSHDGESAAADTTGAATTATGEMPVVHDEDAPLLDEQEEPTAAPAPGSRVAARNASRSRRRMPAKRSALLTIAVPSACVMGVAGIAAASVGTLTGDDKDTARTLADATAVQPAAANNKLDTQLESLSAGADDFADRASRTQERIDLKAQQVAEKKKAAEEAARKERLRPKFALPVAQRGLSAYFGQSGVNWMSVHTGIDFPVSYGTTVMAATDGTVRTQWNSAYGNMMVVTAKDGTETWYCHLSSYRVASGTTVKAGDPIAYSGNSGNSTGPHLHFEVHPAGGSAIDPLPWLRSHGLDPT, from the coding sequence ATGACCACCCCGGCCCCGGCTTCCGACGCCGACTCGTCGCACTACGCGACGTACGGCACCCAGGAAGCCCCGTACGGCGACTTCACCACGTACGGCAGCTACGACGCCACCGGTTTCGGCACCACCGGTCCCGATGTCTCGGGCACCGGCGCGCACGCCACCGGCAGCTTCGAGACCGACCCGCTCTTCGGCAACATGCCGGGCGACGCGACCGGTTCGTACGACGCCTCGACCTGGAACACCGGCGGTCACCAGACCCTGAACTACGACATGTACGCGGCCCAGCACCACGCCGCCTACGACACCGGCGCGTACGACGCCACCCAGTGGGGCGGCGACCACCAGCAGCTCGCCGCGATCCCCCCGCAGGGCGGCGCCGCCGACCACAGCGGGCAGTGGGACGCGAGTTCCTGGCACCAGCAGGACCGGACCGCGGGCCCGGCCGACCAGACCCAGCACTGGGAATGGGGCACGCAGACCTTCGACACCGGGGCGTACGACGCCACGCAGTGGAACTCCGACGGCACGGCGGCCGACCCGCAGCCCACGGCCACCTTCGAGCAGGTCGGCTACGACGAGACCCACACCTACGAGGAAGGCCAGGCGTACGAGGAGAGCCACGCGTACGGCGAGGCGAATCCTTACGGCGAGGCCTACGCCGAACACACCTCGCACGACGGCGAGTCGGCCGCCGCCGACACCACCGGAGCGGCCACCACCGCCACCGGCGAGATGCCCGTCGTCCACGACGAGGACGCCCCGCTCCTGGACGAGCAGGAGGAGCCGACAGCGGCCCCCGCTCCGGGCTCCCGTGTCGCCGCGCGCAACGCGAGCCGCTCCCGCCGCCGTATGCCCGCCAAGCGCTCCGCGCTGCTGACGATTGCCGTCCCCTCGGCGTGTGTCATGGGCGTCGCCGGGATCGCCGCCGCCTCGGTCGGCACCCTGACCGGCGACGACAAGGACACCGCGCGGACCCTCGCGGACGCCACCGCCGTTCAGCCGGCCGCCGCGAACAACAAGCTGGACACCCAGCTCGAGAGCCTCTCGGCCGGCGCCGACGACTTCGCCGACCGGGCCAGCCGTACGCAGGAGCGCATCGACCTCAAGGCCCAGCAGGTGGCCGAGAAGAAGAAGGCGGCGGAGGAGGCGGCCCGCAAGGAGCGGCTGCGCCCGAAGTTCGCGCTGCCGGTCGCTCAACGGGGTCTCAGCGCCTACTTCGGCCAGTCCGGCGTCAACTGGATGTCCGTCCACACCGGCATCGACTTCCCGGTGTCGTACGGCACCACGGTGATGGCCGCGACCGACGGCACCGTCCGCACGCAGTGGAACAGCGCCTACGGCAACATGATGGTCGTGACGGCGAAGGACGGCACGGAGACGTGGTACTGCCACCTCTCCAGCTACCGCGTGGCCTCCGGTACGACCGTCAAGGCCGGCGACCCGATCGCGTACTCCGGCAACTCCGGCAACTCGACCGGCCCGCACCTGCACTTCGAGGTGCACCCGGCGGGCGGTTCGGCCATAGACCCGCTGCCGTGGCTGCGCAGCCACGGGCTGGACCCGACGTAA
- a CDS encoding C40 family peptidase, translating to MAAHRKPRSRSAGGHTVRTAATIALAGAATATGFDGIGHAEPQLTPAQVKAKVDRLYQEAEAATEKYNGAKEKAEAAETRLGGLRDEAARRTERLNEARDALGSMAAAQYRGGGIDPAMQLALSDDPDRYLDGAEFAERAGARQATSVANVRRELREIEQLRGAAHVELASLKSRQAELRRHKETITGKLGAARRLMSRLSAEERAGLAAEGDRASRAATGARAELTTPGAATTEAPNSRAAAAVSYAYSKLGSPYVWGATGPDAFDCSGLIQAAYRSAGISLPRTTYAQIDAGRRVSRSELLPGDLVFFYSGISHVGLYIGNGQMIHAPNPSAPVRVAPIDQMPFAGATRVV from the coding sequence GTGGCAGCACACCGCAAGCCCCGCAGCCGCTCGGCCGGTGGCCATACGGTCCGTACGGCAGCGACGATCGCCCTCGCGGGGGCAGCGACCGCGACGGGTTTCGACGGGATCGGACACGCCGAGCCGCAGCTCACACCGGCGCAGGTCAAGGCGAAGGTGGACCGGCTGTACCAGGAGGCCGAGGCCGCCACCGAGAAGTACAACGGCGCGAAGGAGAAGGCGGAGGCGGCCGAGACCCGGCTGGGCGGCCTGCGGGACGAGGCGGCGCGCAGGACCGAACGGCTCAACGAGGCCCGGGACGCGCTGGGTTCGATGGCCGCGGCACAGTACCGCGGCGGCGGGATCGACCCCGCGATGCAGCTCGCGCTCTCCGACGACCCCGACCGGTACCTGGACGGCGCCGAGTTCGCCGAACGGGCCGGTGCCCGCCAGGCCACCTCGGTGGCGAACGTGCGCCGGGAGCTGCGGGAGATCGAGCAGCTGCGCGGGGCCGCGCACGTCGAGCTGGCCTCGCTGAAGTCGCGTCAGGCGGAGCTGAGACGCCACAAGGAGACGATCACCGGCAAGCTGGGCGCGGCCCGCCGGCTGATGTCCCGGCTGTCGGCCGAGGAGCGCGCGGGGCTCGCGGCGGAAGGGGATCGCGCCTCGCGGGCCGCGACAGGGGCACGCGCGGAGCTCACGACGCCCGGCGCGGCCACCACGGAGGCGCCCAACTCCCGTGCGGCCGCGGCCGTGTCCTACGCCTACTCCAAGCTCGGCAGCCCCTATGTCTGGGGGGCCACCGGCCCGGACGCCTTCGACTGCTCGGGGCTCATCCAGGCCGCGTACCGCTCCGCGGGCATCTCCCTGCCCCGTACGACCTACGCGCAGATCGACGCGGGGCGACGCGTCTCGCGCTCCGAACTCCTCCCCGGTGACCTGGTGTTCTTCTACTCGGGTATCAGCCACGTGGGCCTCTACATCGGCAACGGGCAGATGATCCACGCCCCGAACCCCTCGGCACCGGTGCGGGTGGCGCCCATCGACCAGATGCCGTTCGCGGGCGCCACACGCGTGGTGTGA
- a CDS encoding cobalamin B12-binding domain-containing protein, translating into MGVTAGPIRVVVAKPGLDGHDRGAKVIARALRDAGMEVIYTGLHQTPEQIVGTAIQEDADAIGLSILSGAHNTLFAAVIDLLKEREAEDILVFGGGIIPEADIPALKEKGVAEIFTPGATTQSIVDWVRENARASAGA; encoded by the coding sequence ATGGGTGTGACAGCCGGTCCGATCCGCGTCGTGGTGGCCAAACCGGGGCTCGACGGTCACGATCGCGGAGCCAAGGTGATCGCGAGGGCGCTGCGCGACGCGGGCATGGAGGTCATCTACACCGGCCTCCACCAGACCCCCGAGCAGATCGTCGGCACCGCGATCCAGGAGGACGCCGACGCGATCGGTCTCTCCATCCTCTCCGGCGCCCACAACACGCTGTTTGCCGCGGTGATCGACCTGCTCAAGGAGCGGGAGGCCGAGGACATCCTGGTGTTCGGCGGCGGGATCATCCCGGAGGCGGACATCCCTGCGCTGAAGGAGAAGGGCGTCGCGGAGATCTTCACGCCGGGGGCGACGACGCAGTCGATCGTGGACTGGGTGCGGGAGAATGCGCGGGCGTCGGCTGGGGCGTAG